In the Leptolyngbya sp. SIO1E4 genome, one interval contains:
- a CDS encoding four helix bundle protein codes for MTSLQSYRDLAVWQKSIVWVETIYQASNNFPPEEKFGLMSQLRRAAVSVPANIAEGAARSGTGEFLQFLSIASGSLAEVETLLILAQRLGFIEPPMAEPLMQEANAIGRMLNGLKRSLRSKRSRPATSPSH; via the coding sequence ATGACATCGTTGCAGAGCTATCGGGACTTAGCAGTTTGGCAGAAATCAATCGTCTGGGTCGAGACGATTTACCAAGCCTCCAACAACTTTCCCCCCGAAGAGAAGTTCGGTCTGATGAGTCAACTGCGACGAGCGGCGGTGTCAGTGCCAGCCAATATCGCGGAGGGAGCAGCGCGCAGCGGGACAGGGGAGTTTCTTCAATTTCTGAGTATCGCCAGCGGGTCACTAGCGGAAGTCGAAACGCTGCTGATTCTGGCGCAGCGACTGGGATTTATCGAACCACCGATGGCGGAACCGCTCATGCAGGAAGCGAACGCTATTGGTCGCATGCTCAACGGACTCAAGCGATCGCTGCGATCGAAACGCTCACGCCCAGCGACTTCCCCCTCTCACTAA
- a CDS encoding UvrD-helicase domain-containing protein — MEFRISDTFTDSLTKLTSQEQKAVKTTAFDLQLNPASSGLRFHKLDRVKDPNFWSVSVNMDIRIIVHRTAASLMLCYVDHHDNAYNWAQKRKIERHPRTGAAQLVEVRETIEEVIIQQPVMVPTAAPTQCRPFADIPDDDLLAYGIPQEWLEDVQQATEDTLFDVAVHLPQEAAEALLELATGGIPQKPASIPNDTDPFSHPDAQRRFRIMSNVEELERALEYPWEKWTVFLHPGQRSLVERNCSGPTRVSGSAGTGKTIVGLHRAVHLARSYPNATILLTTFSPALANALAIKLDRLVGNQPAVMSRIQVKAIHEVVRELYTNIFDSPPVLVDLDEVRSRLLTRAADFPDRKFSDAFLWSEWAEVVDAWQLTTWDAYRDVPRIGRRTRLGSKQRELLWQVFQDIHSWLDDSQQLTWPAVFRQVTDHLTTTGDYPYTFAVIDEAQDMGIPELKFFGAIGTQRPDSLFFTGDSGQRIFQQPFSWKALGVDIRGRSQTLKINYRTSHQIRSSADRLLPSTIADVDGNQEDRRNTISVFNGPTPVVEVYDSPEAEIGAIGEWITNRLTAGFQPEEIGVFVRDQAQLERAIAAIQHAEATPIELDEHIAFKPGCIAYSTMHLAKGLEFRAVVVMACDDEVIPQQERIESVTDEASLEEVYTTERHLLYVACTRARDHLLISGIDPASEFLDDL, encoded by the coding sequence ATGGAATTCCGTATCTCTGATACCTTCACCGACAGCCTCACCAAGCTGACCAGCCAGGAACAAAAAGCTGTCAAAACTACTGCTTTTGACCTGCAACTGAACCCGGCGAGTTCAGGGCTGCGCTTCCATAAACTCGATCGCGTCAAAGACCCCAATTTCTGGTCCGTCAGCGTCAACATGGACATTCGCATTATTGTCCATCGCACCGCTGCCAGCCTCATGCTCTGCTACGTCGATCATCACGACAACGCCTACAACTGGGCGCAGAAGCGCAAGATCGAACGCCACCCCAGAACTGGAGCCGCCCAACTGGTCGAGGTGCGCGAAACCATTGAAGAAGTGATCATCCAGCAGCCCGTCATGGTGCCTACGGCTGCCCCAACCCAGTGTCGCCCCTTTGCCGATATTCCCGATGATGACCTCCTGGCCTACGGTATCCCCCAAGAGTGGCTAGAGGATGTGCAGCAGGCCACCGAAGACACGCTGTTCGATGTCGCTGTCCACCTGCCCCAAGAAGCCGCCGAAGCGCTACTGGAACTCGCCACTGGAGGCATCCCCCAGAAACCCGCCAGCATCCCCAACGACACCGATCCCTTCAGCCATCCTGACGCCCAGCGCCGTTTCCGCATCATGAGCAATGTGGAAGAACTGGAGCGGGCGCTGGAGTACCCCTGGGAAAAGTGGACGGTCTTTCTTCATCCTGGACAGCGATCGCTAGTCGAGCGGAACTGTAGTGGTCCCACGCGCGTCTCTGGTTCTGCTGGCACCGGGAAAACCATCGTTGGTCTCCATCGCGCCGTTCACCTGGCTCGCAGCTATCCCAACGCCACCATCTTGCTCACCACCTTCTCTCCCGCCCTGGCCAATGCCCTCGCCATCAAGCTCGATCGCTTAGTCGGCAACCAGCCAGCGGTCATGAGCCGCATCCAGGTCAAAGCCATCCACGAAGTGGTGCGAGAACTCTACACGAACATTTTCGACTCTCCCCCGGTTCTGGTCGATCTGGACGAGGTGCGATCGCGCCTACTCACCCGCGCCGCCGACTTTCCCGATCGCAAATTCTCCGACGCCTTTCTCTGGAGCGAATGGGCTGAAGTTGTTGATGCGTGGCAACTCACCACCTGGGACGCCTATCGCGATGTGCCCCGCATTGGTCGCCGCACTCGCCTGGGCAGCAAACAGCGAGAACTCCTCTGGCAAGTCTTTCAGGACATTCATTCCTGGCTAGACGACAGCCAGCAGTTAACCTGGCCTGCTGTCTTCCGTCAGGTCACGGACCATCTGACCACCACTGGCGATTATCCCTATACTTTCGCGGTCATTGATGAAGCCCAAGATATGGGCATCCCGGAACTCAAGTTCTTCGGTGCTATTGGTACCCAACGCCCCGACAGCCTTTTCTTCACGGGCGACTCCGGCCAGCGCATCTTCCAGCAGCCCTTCTCCTGGAAAGCCCTGGGGGTCGATATTCGCGGGCGATCTCAAACCCTCAAAATCAACTACCGCACCTCCCACCAAATCCGCAGTTCCGCCGACCGCCTGCTGCCCAGCACTATCGCTGATGTCGATGGCAACCAAGAAGACCGCCGCAACACCATTTCCGTCTTTAACGGCCCAACCCCTGTCGTGGAAGTCTACGACAGCCCCGAAGCCGAAATCGGAGCGATTGGGGAATGGATCACCAATCGCCTCACCGCTGGTTTTCAGCCCGAAGAGATCGGCGTGTTTGTGCGCGACCAAGCGCAACTAGAGAGAGCGATCGCGGCCATTCAACATGCTGAAGCCACTCCTATTGAGCTGGACGAACATATTGCTTTCAAACCGGGCTGCATTGCCTACAGCACCATGCACCTGGCTAAAGGACTAGAGTTTCGCGCCGTCGTTGTCATGGCCTGCGATGACGAGGTGATTCCTCAACAAGAGCGCATCGAAAGCGTCACCGACGAAGCCAGCTTGGAGGAGGTCTACACCACCGAACGCCATCTGCTCTACGTCGCCTGCACCCGCGCCCGCGATCATCTTCTCATCAGCGGCATTGATCCAGCATCCGAATTCCTGGACGACCTTTAA
- a CDS encoding DUF4433 domain-containing protein — protein sequence MKDIIKKYRIHHVWHFTDESNIELIRAHGGVLSLSEVSNRNIVIPSPGGNEWSHKADKAKGIDRYVHLAFIKDHPMLFQAKSDGRIKKPVWLKIKSSILLKEGVKFSSDVANKAGVEVLSSEEAENAIDFDVLFTYMDWHDANVQQRRSLAKKAEILVPKIVPIEYIESEEHG from the coding sequence ATGAAAGACATAATCAAGAAATACAGAATACATCATGTTTGGCATTTTACAGATGAATCCAACATAGAACTCATAAGAGCACATGGAGGAGTCCTTTCTCTAAGTGAAGTCAGCAATCGAAATATTGTTATCCCCTCACCTGGAGGAAACGAATGGAGCCATAAAGCCGACAAAGCAAAAGGAATAGATAGATATGTACATTTGGCATTCATAAAAGACCATCCTATGCTTTTTCAGGCCAAGTCTGACGGTAGAATAAAGAAGCCTGTATGGCTGAAAATCAAATCTTCTATCCTTTTAAAAGAAGGGGTTAAGTTCAGTTCTGATGTTGCTAACAAAGCAGGCGTAGAAGTTCTTTCTAGTGAAGAGGCAGAGAACGCTATTGACTTCGACGTTCTATTTACGTATATGGATTGGCATGATGCTAATGTTCAGCAACGCAGAAGTTTGGCCAAAAAGGCCGAAATACTTGTCCCTAAGATTGTACCGATCGAATATATAGAGTCAGAAGAACATGGCTAA